One Setaria italica strain Yugu1 chromosome II, Setaria_italica_v2.0, whole genome shotgun sequence DNA segment encodes these proteins:
- the LOC101759795 gene encoding uncharacterized protein LOC101759795, producing the protein MASSVSFGTVAPAVASPAGGRSTLGRRAARPSTARTIPAATKMVAAAKQEQKGLFDAIFGALYKEEQLLETDPILNKVEGKAPAAAPASKTAAGKAAAAAEQSGGNGGFLGGLFNNSKKG; encoded by the coding sequence atggcgTCATCAGTAAGCTTCGGCACGGTCGCGCCGGCAGTGGcatcgccggccggcggcaggaGTACTCTgggccgccgcgcggcgcgcccgTCCACCGCGCGCACCATCCCCGCCGCGACgaagatggtggcggcggcgaagcagGAGCAGAAAGGCCTGTTCGACGCCATCTTCGGCGCGCTGTACAAGGAGGAGCAGCTGCTGGAGACGGACCCCATCCTCAACAAGGTCGAGGGCaaggcccccgccgccgcgccggcgtcgaAGACAGCCGccggcaaggcggcggcggcggccgagcagagcggcggcaatggcgggtTCCTCGGCGGGCTCTTCAACAACTCCAAGAAAGGGTGA
- the LOC101786924 gene encoding glucose-1-phosphate adenylyltransferase large subunit 4, chloroplastic/amyloplastic — protein MASPAAPLATAAFLPAASPRPARRATRASVSVSAAAAATSCVLADAPRGIKVEQADAGAQAAAAAAARRDVSPDTVASIILGGGAGTRLFPLTRTRAKPAVPVGGCYRLIDIPMSNCINSKINKIYVLTQFNSQSLNRHIARTYNFGEGVGFSGGSVEVLAATQTAGESGKKWFQGTADAVRQFLWLFEDARLKCIENILILSGDHLYRMDYMDFVQKHVDSGADISVACVPMDESRASDFGLMKADRNGRITDFLEKPKGESLKSMQVDMDLFGLSPELADTYKYMASMGIYVFKADVLRKLLRGHYPTANDFGSEVIPMAAKDYDVQAYLFDGYWEDIGTIKSFFEANLALTDQTPNFYFYDPVKPIFTSPRFLPPTRVENCKVLNSIVSHGCFLTECSVEHSVIGIRSRLEQGVQLKDTMMMGADYYQTEAERCSELSDGKVPVGVGENTIIRNCIIDKNARIGKNVVIMNSDNVQEADRPAEGFYIRSGITVVLKNAVIPDGTTI, from the exons ATGGCGTCCCCAGCGGCGCCGCTCGCGACCGCGGCCTTCCTCCCCGCGGCGTCGCCccgtcccgcgcgccgcgccacccGCGCGTCGGTGtcggtgtcggcggcggcggccgccaccagCTGCGTCCTAGCCGACGCCCCCCGGGGGATCAAG GTGGAGCAGGCGGATGCGGGCGCccaggcggcggctgcggctgcggcgcggaGGGACGTCAGCCCGGACACGGTGGCGTCCATCATcctcggtggcggcgccggcacgcGCCTCTTCCCGCTCACGCGGACCAGGGCCAAGCCCGCG GTGCCCGTTGGGGGATGCTACAGGCTGATTGACATCCCGATGAGCAACTGCATCAACAGCAAGATAAACAAGATATATGTCCTCACCCAATTCAACTCCCAGTCGCTCAACCGCCACATCGCGCGGACATACAACTTTGGTGAGGGAGTTGGGTTCAGTGGTGGGTCCGTAGAG GTGCTGGCAGCTACCCAGACAGCCGGGGAATCCGGAAAGAAATGGTTCCAGGGAACAGCTGATGCTGTCAGGCAGTTCCTCTGGCTTTTTGAG GATGCAAGGCTGAAATGTATAGAAAACATACTGATTCTGTCTGGTGATCATCTGTACAGGATGGATTACATGGACTTTGTGCAG AAGCATGTTGACTCTGGTGCTGATATTTCAGTTGCTTGTGTTCCTATGGATGAGAG TCGAGCTTCTGATTTTGGATTGATGAAGGCCGACAGGAATGGTCGCATTACTGATTTTCTTGAAAAGCCCAAGGGTGAAAGTTTGAAATCAATG CAAGTGGATATGGACTTGTTTGGGTTATCCCCAGAGCTTGCAGATACATACAAATACATGGCTTCAATGGGAATATATGTATTCAAGGCAGATGTTCTCCGAAAGCTTCTGAG AGGCCATTATCCTACAGCTAATGATTTTGGCTCAGAAGTTATTCCGATGGCTGCAAAAGACTATGATGTGCAG GCTTATTTGTTTGATGGTTACTGGGAAGATATTGGAACAATAAAGTCTTTCTTTGAAGCAAACCTTGCTCTCACTGATCAG ACTCCCAACTTCTATTTTTACGATCCTGTGAAGCCTATTTTCACATCTCCTAGATTTTTACCTCCAACCAGGGTAGAAAATTGCAAG GTTTTGAACTCTATAGTTTCACATGGTTGCTTTCTAACAGAGTGCAGTGTTGAGCACTCTGTCATTGGTATCCGCTCAAGATTAGAACAAGGGGTGCAGCTTAAG GACACCATGATGATGGGGGCAGATTACTACCAAACTGAAGCTGAGAGATGTTCTGAACTGTCTGATGGAAAAGTTCCAGTTGGTGTTGGAGAAAATACTATAATAAG GAACTGTATTATTGACAAAAATGCTCGAATCGGAAAGAATGTTGTCATTATGAACTCAGAT AATGTGCAAGAAGCGGACAGGCCAGCGGAAGGATTTTATATTCGTTCTGGGATAACTGTGGTGCTTAAAAATGCAGTGATTCCAGATGGTACAACTATTTAG